In the genome of Synergistes jonesii, one region contains:
- a CDS encoding tyrosine-type recombinase/integrase, whose product MITKKGNEYYAVIYYRDEFNVARKKWIKAGSSQKEAERLERQFRTDLERGDVSIPKKITVREYLNQWLDGIVRPNRRPSTYENYRYAILSITDLLGDISLNRLTPINIRKYFDSVKLRVKPTTAHNHYAVLNAALEDAVTEYKLITRNPCKAVPSPRKNKPKSGAYTLEQAQRILDLMQGAEIYICILLGALCGLRRGEICGLRWQDVDIEGKRAYIRHSLDRLPMRYARAMPPGSEHIPLWDSVKNESASTVLALGPTKTDESENSIMLPDFVVCEMIEIKQEQELNKIQMGDAYKDLDFVCSWEDGTPFDPDFVYKKFHKILKKYNAELAEKRRKAEGIDAADTQNDEKIPDDLPLLRIHDLRHTAATMMLQANVDVKIVSRTLRHSRSSFTRDVYQHVLEDMQERPATVMDTLFQHPRHATKG is encoded by the coding sequence ATGATCACAAAAAAAGGCAACGAATATTACGCCGTAATCTACTACCGCGACGAGTTCAACGTCGCGCGCAAGAAGTGGATCAAGGCCGGCTCGTCGCAAAAAGAGGCTGAACGTCTTGAGCGACAGTTTCGTACGGACTTGGAGCGCGGCGACGTTTCCATACCGAAAAAAATCACTGTGCGCGAATATTTGAATCAGTGGCTTGACGGTATTGTTCGTCCTAACAGGCGCCCATCTACTTATGAAAATTATCGCTACGCGATTCTATCAATCACCGATTTGCTTGGCGATATTTCGCTGAACCGCCTGACACCAATCAATATCCGTAAGTATTTCGACTCCGTCAAGCTGAGGGTAAAACCAACAACGGCACATAATCACTATGCAGTATTAAACGCCGCCTTGGAGGATGCAGTAACGGAATATAAGCTGATTACTCGGAATCCCTGCAAAGCGGTGCCATCTCCGAGAAAAAACAAACCTAAAAGCGGTGCCTACACTCTGGAACAGGCGCAAAGGATACTCGACCTGATGCAAGGCGCTGAAATATATATTTGTATTCTTCTTGGCGCATTGTGCGGACTTCGGCGAGGGGAAATATGCGGGCTGCGCTGGCAGGATGTTGATATAGAAGGAAAGCGGGCATATATCCGCCACAGTCTCGACCGCCTACCTATGAGATATGCCCGCGCAATGCCGCCAGGCTCCGAGCATATACCTCTGTGGGACAGTGTTAAAAACGAGTCCGCCTCTACGGTTCTGGCGCTCGGTCCCACAAAAACAGACGAAAGTGAAAATTCCATCATGCTGCCGGATTTTGTAGTGTGCGAAATGATAGAGATAAAGCAGGAACAGGAATTAAACAAGATTCAGATGGGAGATGCCTATAAAGATTTAGATTTTGTGTGTTCATGGGAGGATGGAACGCCTTTCGATCCTGACTTCGTATATAAGAAATTTCACAAGATTTTGAAAAAATATAATGCCGAATTGGCAGAGAAACGCAGAAAAGCCGAAGGCATAGACGCCGCGGACACACAGAACGATGAAAAAATTCCTGACGACCTGCCGTTGTTGCGTATTCACGACCTACGTCATACAGCCGCCACGATGATGTTACAAGCAAACGTTGATGTTAAAATCGTTTCGCGAACA